The uncultured Desulfatiglans sp. DNA window GCGTCGAAGTCCGACACGGAAACGTCGTTGACGGCCTTGTCGACTGTAACGGGAGTGCCCGCCTTTTTCCCCTTCACGGTCTCACCCGCCTTCAATCCTATGCGAAAGATCGTATGCCCCGATTGCTGGAAGGCCTTGACAGGCTCCGTATACTCCGAATCCTCGAACAGATCCGTGATGATTACCGCCACTCGACTCATAGCAACTCCTTCTGGTATAGGGGTCGGACCAAGCTTCCTGTTTGAAATAATTCCATTATTGCCGAAAATGACCCCGTTTTTCAAGCCTAGAACCAGCTTTTCGCCGCCAAAATGACGATTATAATAGAGCAATAGAGCCTGCATCCTTATTGGTTTACAGAGTTCTCTCCCAGTCCGTCTCCATGCGAGAAGAGCGTCCGGCACGAGAAAATGTTTCGACTGCCGAAGGAAAGGTTTTTCTCCATATCCTTCGAGTGCTCAGGCCAGGCCCTCGGGGGCGGATCCCTATCGCTACTGGCGTTTCCCGTTCGAGCCATTCATATGAGTGGTGCAGGCAGGCAGACCGCGTCTTTGCGGCACGCTTTCCAGAGAGCCTCATGGCAGTCTTGGACGAAAAACCGGTTGATTATGACCCGGTATCTTGCTACCAAATAGACATCGGAACCGTTCGCCGGCCGGATCTTTGGTGATCGCGGGGGTAGGGCGGTCCCGCCCGCGCCGTAAACACCGATGGCAGATCTTATGGAGAAAGGGCTTGTTCGCTCCGTCGATTTGGGGAGTCGCTTCTTTCTGCCTTTGTCTGGCCCGGGATGAGAAGGCCTTTCGGCCGGCGGCTGGAAAGCCTTGCCCGAACAAATGACGAAAACGGGGTGCAGGCCTATGGCGGAGAGGATGGATTCATCTACCTGCGCTGAGGTGGAGCGGAACGGCCTCTGGACGCTCGTTCGCCTCGAAGAATTCAGACAGCCTGCAAGGCCGGCCGCCGAGGCGGTGCGCAGAGGTTTGCTCGGGCTCTGGGATCGTCTGCGCGGATCTTCCAATACAGCCGCAGAGGCGGTGGCTGAAAAGGATCTCTGCGTTTTGCCGGAGGATCTCCTGAAAGACGTCCTGCCGGGCGACCATTTTAGGGAGGTTGCGGCAGAACTGAGACGTTTGCAGGGGACGGTATCCAATGGCGGGGCCGGGGCGGTGAACGGTTTTGCTGTGCTGCGGGCTCCTGGAGACGGCATAGCTTCGGCGATTCGTGCCATGGCCGAGGAAGAGGGTTGGCCGGTGCCGCCGCCGTTGAAGGCCGAGGAGATCCTGGCGGGTGGGGAGGCCTTTCTCGAAAGCCTGCTTCTCAACGTGGATGTTCCGCTGGCCATTCCCGAGCTTGAGTCCTTCTATTTGAGGCATCACCTGGGGTTCGGCTTTCTTCGTCGCCTCCTGGAGACCCTTGTGGTCACGGGGCGGCGTTGCCTTGTGGGCTGCAACAGCTGGGCATGGGCCTTTTTGAGCCGGTCGTTGGGTATCGACCGGGTCCTGAAGCCGGTCTATGCGCTCGAGGCCTTCGACGGGGAGCGGTTGCAGAGGTGGTTTGGGGAAGCTGCAGTCGGTGCATTCCAAAGAGGATTTTCCTTCAGGCAGGCGGACAGCGGGAGATACGTGCTGAGGGCCGCACCGGAGATCGGATCGGGGAGTGGATGCGGAGATTCCGAACAGGAGGGTGAAAAGCAGGGCGCACCGGTGGATGTGACGGATTTTCTGCGGCATGTCGCTGCATACAGCCGCGGATTGCCTGGTGTTGCGGTGGCGATCTGGCGCTTCAGCCTGCGGTTTGCCTATGAGGCCGAGGTGGAGGAAAAGGCGCAGAAGGCGGCCGCCGTCGACAGGGGGGCCACCATCTGGGTCAAACCATGGCCTCGTGTCACGTTGCCTTCGCTGCCTGCCGGACGTCAGGTTCCGCTCCACCTGATCCTGCACGCTCTTCTCCTGCACGGCCGGTTGGACGGGCGTATA harbors:
- a CDS encoding putative intracellular protease (modular protein) (Evidence 3 : Putative function from multiple computational evidences), which produces MLYYNRHFGGEKLVLGLKNGVIFGNNGIISNRKLGPTPIPEGVAMSRVAVIITDLFEDSEYTEPVKAFQQSGHTIFRIGLKAGETVKGKKAGTPVTVDKAVNDVSVSDFDALLIPGGYSPDKLRVDEDAVNFVREFVQSGKPVFSICHAPQILITADVIRGRKMTGWKSIIQDIKNAGATFIDQELVVDGNLISSRQPADLPPFIEACLAALSS
- a CDS encoding hypothetical protein (Evidence 5 : Unknown function), translated to MRRPFGRRLESLARTNDENGVQAYGGEDGFIYLR
- a CDS encoding conserved hypothetical protein (Evidence 4 : Unknown function but conserved in other organisms), producing the protein MAERMDSSTCAEVERNGLWTLVRLEEFRQPARPAAEAVRRGLLGLWDRLRGSSNTAAEAVAEKDLCVLPEDLLKDVLPGDHFREVAAELRRLQGTVSNGGAGAVNGFAVLRAPGDGIASAIRAMAEEEGWPVPPPLKAEEILAGGEAFLESLLLNVDVPLAIPELESFYLRHHLGFGFLRRLLETLVVTGRRCLVGCNSWAWAFLSRSLGIDRVLKPVYALEAFDGERLQRWFGEAAVGAFQRGFSFRQADSGRYVLRAAPEIGSGSGCGDSEQEGEKQGAPVDVTDFLRHVAAYSRGLPGVAVAIWRFSLRFAYEAEVEEKAQKAAAVDRGATIWVKPWPRVTLPSLPAGRQVPLHLILHALLLHGRLDGRILQKILPLSGTDIIAGLATLVGCGVVEAAPDGSWQVSALGYPAVDDALRGEGYLAGAF